A region of the Thermoplasmata archaeon genome:
GCACTGGCCGCACATGTTGCAGCTGAACAGGAGCACCTTGGCGGAATTCTCGAAAGGTGCCAGGGCGCGGTTGAGTTGCAGGTTCACCTTGGGGTGCCGACGCAGGACCTGACCGATCGGCTCTAGCATCGCGGGTACGTGCTCCTTCGTTTCCATGTTCCACCTCCTGGCGACGTCAACGTCCTTGGGGCCGCGATTTGGATCGGCCGGGTCGAGTTCGCAGACATCTCGAATGCGAGAGTGTCCATACGCCCAGCACCACGGCGGCCTCCCGCGGATTCGAGCGTCCCAGGATTTATTTAATGCCTCCCTAAGAGCAGTACCGGTTTCGCGAGCGCGGGTGACGCCACTGGGGGAGACCGGCTCGCGAGGGCGAACCAGGGTTCGTGCCGCGACCTTGATGCGTCCGTTCGCGTTTCCCGGAATTGCCGCTGCCGACGGAGGCGACGGACATTCGCCCCATCCTCACCACGGTTGGAAGTCTCCCACCAGCCCACGCATCCGATGACGCCCTCGTCCATGCGGTTGAGCTACAGCGGGCCCACGACATCCGGTTGCTCACGAACGGCGAGCCCCACGGTGACATGCTCTCCCTGTACGCGTGCATCCCGGGCATCCGAATGGGGCACGGCATCCCGCGTGTCGTTGGCCGGATCCGCCCCATGGAGGACCCCGCCCAGTTCCCCACGGTCCGCGATCTCGACCGCCTCCGCTCCCTCTTCCCGGATGAGCGATTCAAGGTCAGCCTCACAGGACCCACGACGTTCCTCCTCGCCAGCGCTGCAGGTGGCGCAGGGCCGGCCTACCGAGGTCCCATGGACGCCGCCCTGCACGACGACGTCACGGAAGCCCTGCACCCCATCGCCCGGGAGATCGGACGGCGGGGCGCGTTCCTCCAGCTGGACGAACCCGTCCTGTCCCAAGGCATGCGGGACTACGGCCCGAGCCTTCGCCGACTCGACCTGCTCGCCTCGGAAACCGCACGCGACCGAGCCTGCCTCCACGTCTGCGGCGGCCTCGTCCGGACGAGAGCGCTGGACGCGCTGGTCCGCGTGGAGCGCATCTCCGTGCTGAACCTCGCGTTCGCGGGGAAGCTCGAAAAGGACAACCTGGGACTGCTCGAACCCCGCCGCTGGCAGGAGCACGACCTCCGTCTCGGGGCGGGATGCAGCGACGTTCAGGTGTCACGCCCCGAGGACGTCATGGTCGCCGGCGCGGTCGAATCCCTGCTCCGGGACATCGTCCGGCGGGTCGGAGCGGACCACATCGCGTTCGTGCTCCCGGATTGTGGGCTTCGCGCCACCCCCCTCGAGTTCGTGGACCCCATCCTGGACGGCCTCCATGGCGGATTCGTCCGCGTCTTCCCCGACTAGGGAGCCGGCGGTCTCCGGGGGCCGTTCGGTAAGAGCTCATCCTTCATAGCCCCTGACCCCCCTCGCGCCCTGCGCCGCGAGGAGCGACCATGCAGGGCGTGCACAACCCGGGCCGTCTTCAGGTGCTCGGGCAGGAGCAGGTGGACGCAATGCACGACGCCTCCCTCCGCCTGCTCGAGCGGACCGGTGTCCGGTTCGACAGTCCGGATGCGCTCAGCCGGCTCCGGACCGCCGGGGCCTTGCCCCACCCTACGCGGAAGAATGTCCTGACCTTCCCCCGTTCCGTGGTCGATGATGCCATCCGGGAGATTCCCTTCTACGGAACGTACTGCGCGCGCGACCCGAAGAACGACGTGACCTTCGACGGCGAGCACAGCTTCGCGCACGCCCTCGGAGGCAACCCCGCTATCCTGGACCTGGAGACCGGGCGGTCTCGGAGCTCCACGCTTCACGATGTGGAGCAGGCGACACGCCTCCAAGACGCGCTCGCCAATTGCCACACCGCTTCGAACCTGGTGGTGGCGACGGACGTCCCCGCGCCCCTCCTCGTCGTGCGGACCATGGAGGCGATGATCAAGAACACGAGCAAGTGCGTGCCGGGATACGCGCTGCGCGTCCCCGAGGTGGACGTCCTGGCCGAGATGGGCGCCTGCGTCGCCGGCGGTAGCGAGGCGTTCCGGAAACGGCCCATCCTGACCCTGTATGGATCTCCGAGCAGTCCGCTGACGTACGACGCCCACGTCTGCGACGTCGTGTTCCGTGCGGTCGAGCACGGCATCCCCGTGGACATCGTGCCCTGCCCCATCGGCGGCGGGACGGCGCCCCTCTCCCTTGCGGGAGGTCTCACCCAGCAGAACGCGGAGCTCCTGGCCGGGGTGATGCTCCTCCAGACGGTGGATCCAAAGCTCCCGAGCCAGTACTCGGGCCGTCTCAGCTTCCTTGACCTCCGATCGGGGAAGAACCTCTGGGGACTGCCCGAGCTCGCCCTCGCCTCCGCGGCGACTGTCCAGATTGCGCATCGATACCACATGACCGCGGACGTTTACGGCGTGACCACGGACGCGAACCAGTGGGACCTCCAGATCGGGCTCGAGCGCATGATGGCCGCGCTGCCGCCGGCCCTCGCCGGCGCCGACAACCTCTCCGGCATGGGAGGCGCCTGGGAGAACGCGGCCTCCCTGGAAATGATGGTCATCGACGACGAGGTCTACGCGGACATCTTCCGGATCGTCCGCGGCATCGAGGTCGATGAGGACCG
Encoded here:
- a CDS encoding trimethylamine methyltransferase family protein, producing the protein MQGVHNPGRLQVLGQEQVDAMHDASLRLLERTGVRFDSPDALSRLRTAGALPHPTRKNVLTFPRSVVDDAIREIPFYGTYCARDPKNDVTFDGEHSFAHALGGNPAILDLETGRSRSSTLHDVEQATRLQDALANCHTASNLVVATDVPAPLLVVRTMEAMIKNTSKCVPGYALRVPEVDVLAEMGACVAGGSEAFRKRPILTLYGSPSSPLTYDAHVCDVVFRAVEHGIPVDIVPCPIGGGTAPLSLAGGLTQQNAELLAGVMLLQTVDPKLPSQYSGRLSFLDLRSGKNLWGLPELALASAATVQIAHRYHMTADVYGVTTDANQWDLQIGLERMMAALPPALAGADNLSGMGGAWENAASLEMMVIDDEVYADIFRIVRGIEVDEDRLALHVLDAVGPMGNFLAQRHTMKYLRQGEMRNSPLWDKRTLERATSEGIRPIQDVAREKVRKLLQEHEPTPLDRDIERDLARVVREGSKDLLEAA